A genomic segment from Capra hircus breed San Clemente chromosome 15, ASM170441v1, whole genome shotgun sequence encodes:
- the LOC102184705 gene encoding olfactory receptor 478 — MDSLGHGNHTAITGFILLGLTNDPVLRIILFTIVLCIYLVTICGNLSTIILIRISSQLNHPMYYFLSHLAFADIGYSSSVTPNMLVNFLVETNTISYPGCALQLGSVVFFGSSECFLLAAMAYDRFVAICSPLLYSTKMSTQVYVQLLTLAYAAGFLNACSFTICFYFLLFCGPNQVNHFFCDFAPLVELSCSDISIPAVVTSFTAGSIIVVTVTVIAVSYVYILITILRMHSTEGRHKAFSTCTSHLTAVTLFYGTITFIYVMPKSSYSTDQNKVVSVFYMVVIPMLNPLIYSLRNNEIKGALKRELC; from the coding sequence ATGGATTCCCTGGGGCATGGGAACCACACTGCAATAACAGGGTTCATCTTACTGGGCTTAACAAATGACCCAGTCCTTCGAATCATCCTCTTCACGATCGTCCTCTGTATCTACCTGGTGACCATATGTGGGAATCTCAGCACAATCATTCTTATCAGAATCTCTTCTCAGCTCAATCATCCCATGTATTATTTTTTGAGCCACTTGGCCTTTGCTGACATAGGCTATTCATCTTCTGTTACACCCAATATGCTTGTAAACTTCCTGGTGGAGACAAATACCATCTCCTACCCTGGCTGTGCACTCCAGCTCGGTTCCGTTGTTTTCTTTGGGTCATCTGAGTGCTTCCTTCTGGCTGCCATGGCATATGATCGCTTTGTGGCAATTTGCAGCCCGCTACTATATTCCACCAAAATGTCCACACAAGTTTATGTTCAATTACTCACACTGGCTTATGCAGCTGGTTTTCTCAATGCTTGCTCTTTTACtatttgcttctattttttaCTCTTCTGTGGACCAAatcaagttaatcattttttctgtgattttgctCCTTTGGTTGAGCTCTCCTGTTCTGACATCAGTATCCCTGCAGTTGTCACCTCATTTACAGCTGGCTCCATCATTGTGGTCACAGTGACTGTCATAGCTGTATCCTACGTCTACATCCTCATCACCATCCTGAGGATGCACTCCACCGAGGGGCGCCAcaaggccttctccacctgcacGTCCCACCTCACAGCAGTCACTCTGTTCTATGGGACCATCACATTCATTTACGTGATGCCCAAGTCCAGCTACTCAACTGACCAGAACAAGGTGGTGTCTGTGTTCTACATGGTGGTGATCCCCATGTTGAACCCCCTCATCTACAGCCTCAGGAACAATGAGATTAAGGGAGCTCTGAAGAGAGAGCTTTGTTAA